One Hylaeus volcanicus isolate JK05 chromosome 8, UHH_iyHylVolc1.0_haploid, whole genome shotgun sequence genomic window, gtcttccgtctaaaataaatttcattcgaggccatattattataaaatgaaactgcATCAAAAAACACTTTATAACTAGCATGTACCTTTTCTTTgtgctttttcttttcttttaatacagGGCTCCCACCATCAGAACTCATATGCCGTACACTAGTATTGTCAAGTAATTCTAGATGAACATTAGAACTTGTGACACTCACGTCTAAACTTTTATCACTTAATTCTAGCCTGTCTTTCCTCATACTGTTGCTGCTCACATCTTCACCACCTTCGGGACTTTGTCTCCATTTAGAATCACGTCGAAGCCAACTATCGAATGCATCTGAACTAATTTCCTGCTGTTCACTTATAtcgaaattattcgatatttgcAATTCTTGCTCTATAGACGAAACAGAATCACGCTTGTCAGTTTGACGTAGTTTTTCTGGATTTATTTCTGCGTTCAATACAGCATCGCGTTTGTGTTTTTGTTTGGATAAAGGATTCTCAGCTAATTTTGGCTGAACAGGAGGTGTCGTTTCTTCAGTTGATGATAAATCATCCTCGTAACCAGCAACCAAAGGATTTGCAGTTTCAGTATCactgttaacaaaaataataatgaaaaacaaattaagttttatttcattttgtttaattggCTTACAGTATACCTTTCAGAATCTAGCTCTTCATGCTGTACTTTCTGTGGCGAAATTTGACTGTCATCTAAGAATGATCGATCTAAAAGACCATCGTCCGGTACGAAATCTTCAACACTAGTTAATGGTGTGTTTGTATTCGTGCTATTAATATGTACTACTTTGTCCACTTCATCTTCCTTTTTATTACCAAATATTTTTGACATAAGCGATTGTGGTTTGCCAATTGAGTCTCTTCTATCGGaattatcatttaataattccGCCATCTTAGAATCTGTCTTTGACATAGCTTGTGTGGTTGATAATGCCGATGCAGTCTGTGAGTTTTTAATAAGAACTCCTTGATTCTCTAAAgcattcataatattttccttctttggTGGTGATTttaaatctatatttttcaCTGGAATAGGTGTTCCACCTCCTATGGGGCCAGGCATTGAAACTGATCTCCTAACTTCAGcatttacatttgtattacCATTAGAGGATGATATTTGATGACTGCTTAGAGAAGATGTAACATTAGGGACTAGAATACTGGCAGAGACAGAGTCCGCAATGGCTCTTCTTCTGTTAACAAGATTAtccaaaaatttgttataatcaGCGTCGTCACTATCTTGAAAGAGGTCAAGTTCTTGTATTGTCAAACAAGTTTCTTCTTCATTGGTTTCAAGTTGTTTCAAAAGTGTTTCTCGTTGTAGTTGAAGAAATGGAAGATTGAAGAATTTGTGCAAAAGTTTTAATCCAAAGCTATTTCTCATAGATGATTCTGCATATCTTACCTgtcaaaaataagaaagtaaaGAATGTTACGAGCATGTTTTTTCAAACAAGTATGACTAATAATAACAGCAAATTTACTTGCGCCGATCTTTCATGTAATGAATCGATAAAGTATGTCACATGGTCTGCTGTGACTGTCCTATGATGTGCCATATCACAATGATTTCCTAAAACAATAACTGGAATATGGCTAGGTATTTTTGGAAGTTCTCTTTGTATATAATCAAATGTCCAGGATTTTGTTATGTCCATCATAATAATAACACCATTGGTCCCTTTATACACATCAAGAAATTCTGCATCCAATGCGGGTTCTTCAATAATGTTTTCAGATGGCGAATTATCCATTTTCAGTCcttccaatttttttcttggtcTGCCTTTATCTACCACATCCCAAACTTCCACTTTAACAATGTCATCAGTAGCTTTATAATTCCATTGAATGCTGGTCACTTGTATTTCTTCTGTTGGTATATATTCTTCTATAAATTTTTGGCCTTGAAGTCTATGAAATAAACATGTCTTTCCCACATTTCTATCaccttttataataattttcactgaaaacataatttcttttacttcaagaattttatattttccttaaaaacCATTAGAGTATACTTACTGTTATACTGTACACCTTTGGAAAACTTTCTTTGTAATGTTGTTGGCATCGATTGATGAGTTGGTCTAAGAGATACATTGCCAACTCCATCAGATTTTCCAGCTAATCTTTTAAATGCAGATAACATTGCTCACTTGCTTTCAACCCAGTCAGTAATGTTTTAGGAAAGTATCCTTATTaatgttaaaagaaatatctaaatagaaggaatacacaaaaattaaattcctttggtttcattgaataaaatataattggagCTAATACTACGATAAAGTAGCATCATGTGACTTTAGTTAAACTTATATAGGGCAATTGTTGAACAATGAAAACTATTaaaggaaccatttatttttttttaaacaataatacaaatgtcacaaataataaattaaacatgtaataaaattttcgatttaACCGTATATAAGATCTATTGAATTGAAAGTATTACGCGATCGATTTGATTATCTAACACAGTAAAAAAATACGAGGACGCATTTCGTTAGTAAACAAGTCAATATTAACTAATGtttgttataataatattccaaagTACACTTAAAACTTGTTGGGGAAACATGAACACattacttttatctttttcgTCAATCACAGAGAATAGCAGATAATTAGATTGCTTACCACATGTTATTCTAAATTTTccatagaaaataaaagttcattCGAAAAAGATAACCGATCTAACAAAACTGAAGCAGCTGTCACTTAGCAGCTGTACTTATTTTTTCCCTGTAATGTTGGTACCTaaccattaaattttattgccatAAATAGGTATGTACTAATGCATACGACTACCAAACATTACAAATTGCTATAAGTTTAtctaataagtaaatatttaaaaatgtttattaccGGTTACACTTTTGAACACGCTATTTGAGCTATGTACTAAAATTGTGAAGTTGGTAATAGTGAAAGCGGTGTTTTCCAAAATCTTGTTTAtacgttcaaaaaattaacgaggacagcatttttaattaaactcaaggattaaatatatttatttaaatatcaatataatttaatattacaattacaaattgtCGATACATTTtagtaaatagaaaatgatttattgaCCATAATACTTAGTTTGAGCTCTAAATTTTCTCTTAACAAAGTATGCTTTTTTCCATGTGTTATTGTTAACACTAAATTTGCTTTTTCTAATGCTTCCATAGCCTGCTTTGATTTTTCCAGctgtaattgtatttttccaaTCATAAAGTACAATATTCCAGTGAATGGATGTATTTCTCCATAATATGCtctgaaatatgaaaatttcttgttactttttatttatgaatattataaactgAGGAGATCTTCTACTTACAAATAGGCATTAATAAGCTTCCTGCCATAGAATTCTGCTTCTTCCCAATGTTGCAAACTTATAGCTGAATCAAAAGCACTTTGCAAAGTTTGCACATGCTGTACATTAAGAGGATGTAAAATACCTTCTTGTTTCTTGAGGCACATCTTGCTTATATCTAGATCTAAGCTTCctgttaaagaaattatatatatgttttcaCTGAGTCTAGTTGGTAATTCAATCCTTCAATATTATTACTGAGAAGGATACAAGCCATATTCTTCATGTTTTGTAAATGATATGCAGTAAAATCAGATACTTCATCAAAGGTTTCTTTGAATTTGTCTGAAAACTGTGCACTACATTTTTGACATATGTCTGCATCAGAAGGACAAGGATGCATGCAAGATTTATTAGGACACTTAGCAGCTTCTGCCATTACATCTGGTTGTTCGCATCGTTTGCAGGTACaccaaaaataataagaactTTGTAACACTTCACGTCGATCCTTTGTTGTTTTAAGTATGTCAATATATGATATTCttatctatatatacataatcaTCATTATAATACTGcacttttgacattttttccCGATGAACACTTTCATTATAACTTATTTACAATAGCATACATAATTTACCTGAGACCAATCTAAACAAGGAAGATCTTCTATTGTTCTGATTATTACGGTAGTTCCTTCAAAAATGGCTACAGCATTTGGTGCACAACTATGGTCTATGATAGATGGTCctaaataaattccaacaCCAATAGTAGTCATATTCTGATCAAATATACTAAAAGAGTTGATACATATTCTGCCATAAATTCCTATTAATTCTGCAGAATTTGGCAGAGGAACATCTCTAAGATAGTCAAATAGAACACCACACAGACATATAAAATGATCCATTCTTTTTTCATCCTTTTTTATATCAGAATAATCTAACCGAGTAAAAGATTAAGTgtcaataaaacaatatagaacagatattttttattttcctaacTGTTGCAGAGCACTTACGGGACATTAGATCTTTAAATTTCCTGTAATTTGTTTCACTATAATATCCCATCTCTTCACCTTTACCTTGATTcagttttataattatacgAGCCATGAGTCGTGCCACATCTGGCACAACTTTTGgcgaaattctttttaaatttgcacATTCTGTATTGTGTATGCGCCAACCACTTTGTTGACATGATCGGTTACAATAAAAAACGCATTGACATGCAGAGCATTTTAATAGTTTTCCACTGAAACAATGAAACTCTGTCTATATGTTCTTATGAAGTATGTACttcatatcatttttataacctTATTATGTAGTAAAATAGTTTAAACAATCGATGGAaacgtatataatataatcaatattaaacaacatttcaattttttcagaatgatCATATTATACCTTTTAAGACAATAATCGCATCGATCAGTTCTGAATTTTGAACTTAGAACATAAGCGAATGGTTTACCAGTAAATATAGTAGTTCCTTTTTTAATGGGATTTTCATTTATGCTCATCTTTAacaaacgttttatttattaaaaaagtttattttcgatatgagtaaacaattacaatttataaacagtAATACAAATGTGACTACAGGAAATGATCACTTTAGAAAGATAACCTAAACTGATACTGATCAGGGCCACCAAGCTACCGTTGATactgatttaatatttttgcacattcgttttgttttaattaattaagcatTACCTTTGCAAGCAATGGTCACATCTTTCATTGCGATATAAAGATCGTAAAACGTAAGCAAAAGGTTTTGCAGTTAAAATAGTAGTTCCTGTAGCGACGGGCAATCGTTTATATCCATTTTgtattctcatttttattggtaattatttatttataattaatttttgaatgttttaaCACTATATTAAATGCCACAATATAACATTAAATAGCTCTAGTTAATTACTACTTTGAT contains:
- the LOC128881326 gene encoding histone-lysine N-methyltransferase SMYD3-like isoform X2 codes for the protein MSINENPIKKGTTIFTGKPFAYVLSSKFRTDRCDYCLKSGKLLKCSACQCVFYCNRSCQQSGWRIHNTECANLKRISPKVVPDVARLMARIIIKLNQGKGEEMGYYSETNYRKFKDLMSHYSDIKKDEKRMDHFICLCGVLFDYLRDVPLPNSAELIGIYGRICINSFSIFDQNMTTIGVGIYLGPSIIDHSCAPNAVAIFEGTTVIIRTIEDLPCLDWSQIRISYIDILKTTKDRREVLQSSYYFWCTCKRCEQPDVMAEAAKCPNKSCMHPCPSDADICQKCSAQFSDKFKETFDEVSDFTAYHLQNMKNMAYLDISKMCLKKQEGILHPLNVQHVQTLQSAFDSAISLQHWEEAEFYGRKLINAYLAYYGEIHPFTGILYFMIGKIQLQLEKSKQAMEALEKANLVLTITHGKKHTLLRENLELKLSIMVNKSFSIY
- the LOC128881326 gene encoding histone-lysine N-methyltransferase SMYD3-like isoform X1 encodes the protein MRIQNGYKRLPVATGTTILTAKPFAYVLRSLYRNERCDHCLQSGKLLKCSACQCVFYCNRSCQQSGWRIHNTECANLKRISPKVVPDVARLMARIIIKLNQGKGEEMGYYSETNYRKFKDLMSHYSDIKKDEKRMDHFICLCGVLFDYLRDVPLPNSAELIGIYGRICINSFSIFDQNMTTIGVGIYLGPSIIDHSCAPNAVAIFEGTTVIIRTIEDLPCLDWSQIRISYIDILKTTKDRREVLQSSYYFWCTCKRCEQPDVMAEAAKCPNKSCMHPCPSDADICQKCSAQFSDKFKETFDEVSDFTAYHLQNMKNMAYLDISKMCLKKQEGILHPLNVQHVQTLQSAFDSAISLQHWEEAEFYGRKLINAYLAYYGEIHPFTGILYFMIGKIQLQLEKSKQAMEALEKANLVLTITHGKKHTLLRENLELKLSIMVNKSFSIY
- the LOC128881324 gene encoding rab-like protein 6, producing MLSAFKRLAGKSDGVGNVSLRPTHQSMPTTLQRKFSKGVQYNMKIIIKGDRNVGKTCLFHRLQGQKFIEEYIPTEEIQVTSIQWNYKATDDIVKVEVWDVVDKGRPRKKLEGLKMDNSPSENIIEEPALDAEFLDVYKGTNGVIIMMDITKSWTFDYIQRELPKIPSHIPVIVLGNHCDMAHHRTVTADHVTYFIDSLHERSAQVRYAESSMRNSFGLKLLHKFFNLPFLQLQRETLLKQLETNEEETCLTIQELDLFQDSDDADYNKFLDNLVNRRRAIADSVSASILVPNVTSSLSSHQISSSNGNTNVNAEVRRSVSMPGPIGGGTPIPVKNIDLKSPPKKENIMNALENQGVLIKNSQTASALSTTQAMSKTDSKMAELLNDNSDRRDSIGKPQSLMSKIFGNKKEDEVDKVVHINSTNTNTPLTSVEDFVPDDGLLDRSFLDDSQISPQKVQHEELDSESDTETANPLVAGYEDDLSSTEETTPPVQPKLAENPLSKQKHKRDAVLNAEINPEKLRQTDKRDSVSSIEQELQISNNFDISEQQEISSDAFDSWLRRDSKWRQSPEGGEDVSSNSMRKDRLELSDKSLDVSVTSSNVHLELLDNTSVRHMSSDGGSPVLKEKKKHKEKTEDKEKKKKKKAKDKDKDKDKTDKAEKKKKRSLHRSRDENRERDELEEFLNGSATRIGVDVAYEAI
- the LOC128881326 gene encoding histone-lysine N-methyltransferase SMYD3-like isoform X3, whose protein sequence is MARIIIKLNQGKGEEMGYYSETNYRKFKDLMSHYSDIKKDEKRMDHFICLCGVLFDYLRDVPLPNSAELIGIYGRICINSFSIFDQNMTTIGVGIYLGPSIIDHSCAPNAVAIFEGTTVIIRTIEDLPCLDWSQIRISYIDILKTTKDRREVLQSSYYFWCTCKRCEQPDVMAEAAKCPNKSCMHPCPSDADICQKCSAQFSDKFKETFDEVSDFTAYHLQNMKNMAYLDISKMCLKKQEGILHPLNVQHVQTLQSAFDSAISLQHWEEAEFYGRKLINAYLAYYGEIHPFTGILYFMIGKIQLQLEKSKQAMEALEKANLVLTITHGKKHTLLRENLELKLSIMVNKSFSIY